In one window of Chryseobacterium phocaeense DNA:
- the sppA gene encoding signal peptide peptidase SppA has translation MRSFFKNVLANIVAIVLLCAVFFVFFIMMMVFSSMGNDKSVSVKKNSVLTINLKTNILDSPTEEEGGLFNIGDKNKSVLLYDVLEAIKKAKTDDNIKGISIEADDLHAGMTQIDDIRNAIEDFKKSGKFVYAYGNAVSQSAYYLGSVADQYYLNPSGMIELKGLATEVAFFKDFADKYGIGIEVIRHGKFKSAVEPFLRNDISPENKEQLSTLLNDIWKNTSTKMAVSRKIDTAQFRTVVDSLYGMIPELGLKYKLADKLIQKTEYDQMIKSKLSLKEKEKLNKVSLAGYISSYEGEDQAGEKVAILYASGGINNGDGYNEIYSEKYIKYIKDLQNDDKVKAVVFRINSPGGSANASDEILFELQQLKKKKPLVVSFGDYAASGGYYIAMAADKIYSEPNTLTGSIGVFGVIPYYKDIANKNGIRSDIVATNANSQYYSALNGVTPYGVNLITRSVEGTYKRFVHFVTQNRKQTFEQIDSVGGGRVWSGVRAKQIGLVDELGTLNDAVKFAAQKAGLKSYHVSSYPKRMTPFEQIFKDLNEEDVSARIIKNKIGKANYEILQQITNEKLQSEVKMEMPYQIKIN, from the coding sequence ATGAGAAGTTTCTTTAAAAATGTATTGGCAAATATAGTGGCAATTGTCCTATTATGTGCGGTATTTTTCGTCTTTTTCATTATGATGATGGTGTTCAGTTCCATGGGGAATGATAAATCCGTTTCTGTGAAAAAGAACTCTGTTCTGACGATTAATTTAAAAACTAATATATTGGACAGCCCTACTGAAGAAGAAGGGGGACTGTTCAACATCGGCGACAAAAATAAAAGTGTTCTTCTATATGATGTACTGGAAGCTATTAAAAAAGCCAAGACTGATGATAATATAAAAGGAATCAGTATTGAAGCAGATGACCTGCATGCCGGGATGACCCAGATTGATGATATCAGGAATGCGATTGAAGATTTTAAAAAGAGCGGAAAATTTGTTTATGCTTACGGAAATGCGGTTTCGCAGTCTGCTTATTATTTGGGATCAGTGGCGGATCAGTATTATCTTAATCCGTCAGGAATGATAGAATTAAAAGGTCTGGCTACCGAAGTGGCATTTTTTAAAGATTTTGCAGATAAATATGGCATCGGCATAGAAGTGATCAGACATGGAAAGTTCAAATCTGCCGTAGAGCCGTTTTTAAGAAATGATATTTCTCCGGAAAATAAAGAGCAGCTCAGCACTCTTTTAAATGATATCTGGAAAAATACATCTACCAAAATGGCAGTGTCTAGAAAAATTGATACGGCACAGTTCAGAACGGTTGTAGACAGTTTATATGGAATGATTCCTGAATTGGGATTAAAATATAAACTGGCCGACAAACTGATCCAGAAAACAGAATACGATCAGATGATCAAGTCTAAGCTGAGCCTTAAAGAAAAAGAAAAACTGAATAAAGTTTCATTAGCCGGTTATATCAGCTCATACGAAGGAGAGGACCAGGCGGGAGAGAAAGTGGCTATATTATATGCTTCAGGTGGAATTAATAATGGAGATGGGTATAACGAGATCTATTCCGAGAAGTACATCAAATACATCAAGGATCTTCAGAATGATGATAAAGTGAAGGCTGTTGTTTTCAGAATCAATTCTCCGGGAGGAAGTGCCAATGCTTCAGATGAAATTTTATTTGAGTTGCAGCAGCTGAAAAAGAAAAAGCCTCTGGTGGTTTCTTTTGGCGACTATGCCGCTTCAGGAGGATATTATATTGCGATGGCTGCAGATAAGATCTATTCAGAGCCTAATACACTTACTGGTTCCATCGGCGTTTTCGGAGTGATTCCTTATTATAAAGATATTGCCAATAAAAACGGAATCCGTTCAGATATTGTGGCTACCAATGCAAATTCCCAGTATTATTCTGCTTTAAACGGGGTTACACCTTACGGGGTCAATCTGATTACAAGAAGTGTGGAGGGAACATATAAAAGATTTGTACATTTTGTAACCCAGAACAGAAAGCAGACTTTCGAGCAGATCGATAGTGTAGGAGGGGGAAGAGTATGGAGTGGAGTTCGTGCCAAGCAGATTGGTCTTGTAGACGAATTGGGTACATTGAATGACGCTGTAAAATTTGCCGCTCAGAAAGCAGGTTTAAAATCTTACCATGTGTCCTCTTATCCGAAGAGAATGACACCATTTGAACAGATCTTTAAAGATCTTAATGAAGAAGATGTTTCAGCAAGGATCATTAAAAATAAAATAGGAAAAGCCAACTATGAGATCCTTCAGCAGATCACCAATGAAAAGCTGCAGTCTGAAGTGAAGATGGAAATGCCTTACCAGATTAAAATCAACTAA
- the folK gene encoding 2-amino-4-hydroxy-6-hydroxymethyldihydropteridine diphosphokinase → MSQHRVVLLLGSNLGDQKKNLELALQKIRDGGNEISQTSDFLLTDPVEFVSSNIFCNIASVIFTHLSPVQLLDFIKNIEIEMGRIDDSKASGGYSDRIIDIDIIKYNNLIFKSERLEIPHQKHLFEREFSRILLKDFI, encoded by the coding sequence ATGTCGCAGCATAGGGTCGTTTTGTTACTAGGAAGTAACCTCGGAGATCAAAAAAAAAATTTAGAGCTTGCCCTGCAGAAAATAAGGGATGGCGGAAACGAAATATCACAAACCAGCGATTTTTTGTTAACAGACCCTGTAGAATTTGTCAGTTCTAATATTTTTTGTAATATTGCATCAGTAATATTCACGCATCTTTCTCCAGTTCAACTGCTTGATTTTATTAAAAATATAGAAATTGAGATGGGAAGAATTGATGATTCAAAAGCATCAGGGGGTTATAGCGACAGAATAATAGATATTGACATCATTAAGTATAACAATTTGATTTTTAAATCAGAAAGATTAGAAATACCTCATCAAAAACATCTGTTTGAAAGGGAATTTTCTAGAATATTATTGAAAGATTTTATCTAA
- a CDS encoding flagellar motor protein MotB — protein MKLGLLLLAALPIATYAQDSISVSSSADYPNTFSSGSANVQRFDNKARRFNDWSISVGGGAAFMAHSDLTSFYDKKVNWGYNAYVSIDKQISHVFGLSLIYQRGETKQKGKLDGAAGVAGGVATATTKYNQVALMGDVNFSNLLRRVDNHSPYRWAFHGYAGLGFQGYDTSLHDANEYRWSEAPKRVPLFIKQDFDINSLFYQFGIGLKYKVSKLIDIEARTMYVISGDDEFDGGGWAEANDYDPTTAGSKYNMISDSRSDNAWTVNLGLTFKLGKHESHLAWHDPLQEAYYRTSVLENASQDLVVCEKGDADNDGVCDDWDRQLDTPAGARVDGAGVALDMDLDGVIDLYDKCVTVPGPVENNGCPTK, from the coding sequence ATGAAATTAGGTTTATTATTATTGGCCGCACTGCCTATCGCGACTTACGCACAGGACAGTATCTCAGTAAGCTCTTCTGCTGATTATCCTAATACTTTCTCTTCAGGTTCCGCTAATGTTCAGCGTTTTGACAACAAAGCCAGACGTTTTAATGACTGGTCTATCTCCGTTGGAGGAGGTGCTGCATTCATGGCGCATTCTGATCTTACGTCTTTTTATGACAAAAAAGTAAACTGGGGGTACAATGCTTATGTAAGTATTGATAAGCAGATTTCTCATGTCTTTGGACTGAGCCTTATCTATCAGAGAGGAGAAACGAAACAGAAAGGAAAACTGGATGGAGCTGCAGGAGTTGCCGGGGGCGTTGCTACAGCAACAACCAAGTATAACCAGGTTGCTTTAATGGGAGATGTTAACTTTTCCAACCTTTTGAGAAGAGTAGACAACCATTCTCCTTACAGATGGGCGTTCCACGGATATGCAGGTCTTGGGTTCCAGGGATATGACACCTCACTTCATGATGCTAATGAGTACAGATGGAGCGAAGCCCCTAAAAGAGTTCCTTTATTTATTAAACAGGATTTCGACATCAACTCTCTATTTTATCAGTTCGGTATAGGATTGAAATACAAAGTTTCCAAGCTTATCGACATCGAGGCCAGAACCATGTATGTAATCTCCGGTGATGATGAATTTGATGGAGGCGGATGGGCTGAAGCCAACGACTACGATCCTACTACTGCAGGTTCCAAATACAACATGATCAGTGATTCCAGATCAGATAATGCATGGACCGTAAATTTAGGACTTACCTTCAAGCTAGGAAAACATGAATCTCACTTAGCATGGCATGATCCACTTCAGGAAGCTTACTACAGAACCAGTGTTCTGGAAAATGCATCTCAGGATCTTGTAGTATGTGAAAAAGGTGACGCTGATAATGACGGAGTATGCGATGATTGGGACAGACAGCTTGATACTCCTGCAGGCGCAAGAGTAGATGGTGCCGGTGTTGCTTTGGATATGGACCTTGATGGTGTTATCGATTTATATGACAAATGCGTAACTGTTCCCGGGCCTGTTGAAAACAACGGATGTCCTACTAAATAA